The Acidobacteriota bacterium genome has a segment encoding these proteins:
- the nuoH gene encoding NADH-quinone oxidoreductase subunit NuoH, protein MFPPEIAVYVIIPLAQIAALLGVVLLCVAYTTLLERKVIAYIQARIGPNRVGPRGIFQPIADGLKLFIKEDIVPSGADKWLYMAAPLIVLAVALVTFAVVAFGPAEDNFTIDLPWLFQEPVQFVPWIIADVNLGLLYILAVASLGVYGIILAGWASNSKYSLLGGLRSASQVISYEVALALALIGPLLLAGSLRLQDIVEAQRGLWFVVPQIVAFFIYTAAAFAETNRTPFDLPEAESELVAGFHTEYSGMKFAFFFLAEYANMILIAIIAATVFLGGWLPWLPFWGDEADALLRSVPYLGVLTPLLWFLPKVLVFLYGYLWVRATFPRYRYDQLMGIGWKILIPLAFANILLTGLVKLWV, encoded by the coding sequence ATGTTTCCTCCCGAAATCGCCGTCTACGTCATCATCCCCCTCGCCCAGATCGCGGCCCTCCTTGGCGTCGTCCTGCTTTGCGTGGCGTACACGACGCTCCTCGAGAGGAAGGTAATCGCCTACATCCAGGCGCGCATCGGTCCGAACCGTGTGGGGCCGCGCGGGATTTTTCAGCCCATCGCCGACGGCCTCAAGCTGTTCATCAAGGAGGACATCGTCCCCTCGGGCGCCGACAAGTGGCTCTACATGGCCGCGCCGCTCATCGTCCTCGCGGTGGCGCTCGTGACGTTTGCGGTCGTGGCCTTCGGCCCGGCGGAGGATAATTTCACGATCGATCTTCCGTGGCTCTTTCAAGAACCCGTCCAGTTTGTTCCCTGGATCATCGCGGACGTCAACCTGGGCCTTCTCTACATCCTCGCCGTCGCCTCGCTCGGCGTCTACGGCATCATCCTCGCCGGCTGGGCCTCGAACTCGAAATATTCCCTCCTTGGAGGCCTGCGCTCGGCGAGCCAGGTCATCTCCTACGAGGTGGCCCTTGCGCTCGCGCTCATCGGCCCACTGCTTCTGGCCGGCTCGCTCCGGCTGCAGGACATCGTCGAGGCGCAGCGCGGCCTGTGGTTCGTCGTGCCCCAAATCGTGGCCTTCTTCATCTACACCGCCGCCGCCTTCGCCGAGACGAACCGCACCCCCTTCGACCTGCCCGAGGCCGAGTCGGAACTCGTCGCGGGCTTCCACACGGAGTACAGCGGCATGAAATTCGCCTTCTTCTTCCTGGCCGAATACGCGAACATGATTTTGATCGCCATCATCGCCGCGACCGTCTTCCTGGGCGGGTGGCTCCCGTGGCTCCCCTTCTGGGGAGACGAGGCGGACGCCTTGCTCCGCTCCGTTCCATACCTGGGCGTGCTCACGCCGCTCCTGTGGTTTCTCCCCAAGGTGCTGGTGTTCCTCTACGGGTACCTCTGGGTTCGCGCCACGTTCCCGCGCTACCGCTACGACCAACTGATGGGTATCGGCTGGAAGATTCTCATCCCCCTGGCCTTTGCGAACATCCTCCTCACGGGGCTTGTGAAGCTGTGGGTTTAA
- a CDS encoding trypsin-like peptidase domain-containing protein, which produces MARNRFRETFLRGALAVLVALAAAGAPAFGANEAAAGRKVVRAWQDAVVTVRLVLSTRVVIQGREVNKTESTSVAAATVIDPSGLVVLSFSETDPAEAYRRMDLGGEDEFKYSIDSEMTDLKMRLSDGTEVPAEIVLRDKDLDMAFVRPSEPLEEPIPAVNLKKSAELGVLDAVVLLGRLGKVASWAPSVTLDKVQAVVEKPRTFYIPGAAAGNGQLGTPAFSLDGKVAGVLLLRRPPIGGGSGYSAFQGPHMRELRVILPSEDILEAAEQVPARKKKEKGTAE; this is translated from the coding sequence ATGGCACGCAATCGCTTTCGAGAAACTTTCCTCCGTGGCGCGCTGGCAGTGCTCGTCGCGCTCGCCGCCGCGGGCGCTCCCGCATTTGGGGCCAACGAGGCGGCGGCGGGGCGAAAGGTGGTTCGCGCGTGGCAGGACGCCGTCGTGACCGTCCGCCTCGTGCTCAGCACCCGCGTCGTCATACAGGGCCGAGAGGTGAACAAGACCGAGAGCACCTCCGTGGCCGCGGCCACCGTGATTGACCCGTCGGGGCTCGTGGTGCTCTCCTTCTCGGAGACCGACCCCGCGGAGGCGTATCGCAGGATGGATCTCGGCGGCGAGGACGAGTTCAAGTACAGCATAGACTCGGAGATGACCGACTTGAAGATGCGCCTCTCGGACGGGACCGAGGTACCGGCCGAGATCGTGCTCAGGGACAAGGACCTGGACATGGCGTTCGTGCGCCCGAGCGAGCCTCTCGAGGAGCCGATTCCCGCCGTCAACCTCAAGAAAAGCGCCGAGCTCGGCGTCCTCGACGCCGTGGTTCTCCTGGGCCGCCTCGGCAAAGTGGCGAGCTGGGCCCCCTCCGTCACGCTCGACAAGGTGCAGGCCGTCGTGGAAAAACCCCGAACGTTCTACATTCCGGGCGCGGCGGCCGGGAACGGCCAGCTGGGCACGCCGGCCTTCTCGCTCGACGGCAAAGTCGCGGGCGTCCTCCTGCTGCGCCGGCCGCCCATCGGCGGCGGGAGCGGATACTCCGCCTTCCAAGGTCCGCATATGAGAGAGCTTCGAGTGATTCTTCCCAGCGAGGATATTCTCGAAGCGGCCGAGCAGGTGCCCGCGAGGAAGAAAAAGGAAAAAGGAACCGCCGAGTAA